A window from Pseudomonas campi encodes these proteins:
- the rpsH gene encoding 30S ribosomal protein S8 has protein sequence MSMQDPLADMLTRIRNAQMAEKSVVSMPSSKLKVAVAQVLKNEGYIAGYQISSDVKPQLSIELKYFEGRPVIEEVKRVSRPGLRQYKPVDQLPKVRGGLGVSIVSTNKGVMTDRAARAAGVGGEVLCTVF, from the coding sequence ATGAGTATGCAGGACCCGTTAGCGGACATGCTAACTCGTATCCGTAATGCCCAGATGGCTGAAAAGTCCGTCGTAAGCATGCCGTCTTCCAAGCTGAAGGTGGCTGTAGCCCAGGTTCTGAAGAACGAAGGTTATATTGCGGGTTATCAGATCAGCAGCGACGTAAAACCGCAGCTGTCCATCGAGCTGAAGTACTTCGAAGGCCGTCCGGTCATTGAAGAAGTAAAACGCGTCAGCCGCCCTGGTCTGCGTCAGTACAAGCCCGTCGACCAGCTGCCGAAAGTTCGCGGCGGTCTCGGTGTATCCATCGTCTCCACCAACAAGGGTGTGATGACGGATCGCGCTGCGCGCGCTGCCGGTGTCGGCGGCGAAGTGCTTTGCACTGTGTTCTAA
- the rpsD gene encoding 30S ribosomal protein S4, with the protein MARYIGPKCKLSRREGTDLFLKSGVRALESKCNIESAPGQHGARRGRQSDYGTQLREKQKVRRIYGVLERQFSSYYKLAASRKGATGENLLQLLECRLDNVIYRMGFGATRAESRQLVSHKAITVNGSTVNVPSYQVKAGDVVAVREKAKNQLRIVQALELCAQRGRVEWVDVDTEKKSGVFKSVPARSDLSADINESLIVELYSK; encoded by the coding sequence ATGGCTCGTTACATTGGTCCCAAATGCAAACTGTCTCGTCGTGAAGGCACTGATCTCTTCCTGAAGAGTGGTGTGCGCGCGCTTGAATCGAAATGCAACATCGAATCGGCTCCTGGCCAGCACGGCGCTCGCCGTGGTCGTCAGTCCGACTACGGTACCCAGCTGCGTGAGAAGCAAAAAGTTCGCCGTATCTACGGTGTTCTGGAACGTCAGTTCAGCAGCTACTACAAACTGGCTGCCAGCCGTAAAGGCGCTACCGGCGAAAACCTCCTGCAACTGCTTGAGTGCCGTCTGGATAACGTGATTTACCGTATGGGCTTTGGTGCTACCCGTGCCGAATCCCGTCAGCTGGTATCGCACAAAGCGATCACCGTGAACGGTTCGACCGTGAACGTCCCGTCCTACCAGGTTAAAGCTGGTGACGTCGTGGCAGTTCGCGAAAAGGCGAAGAACCAGCTGCGCATCGTGCAAGCTCTCGAGCTTTGCGCCCAGCGCGGTCGCGTTGAGTGGGTAGACGTAGACACTGAGAAGAAATCGGGCGTGTTCAAAAGCGTTCCGGCTCGCAGTGATCTGTCCGCCGACATCAACGAAAGCCTGATTGTCGAGCTCTACTCCAAGTAA
- the rpsE gene encoding 30S ribosomal protein S5, translating to MANNEQKRDRGNRDDAQSDGYTEKLVQVNRVAKTVKGGRIFTFTALTVVGDGNGRVGFGRGKSREVPAAIQKAMEAARRNMIQVDLRGNTLQYEMKAVHGASHVFMKPASEGTGIIAGGAMRAVLEVAGVQNVLAKCYGSTNPVNVVHATFKGLKAMQSPQSIAAKRGKSVEEIR from the coding sequence ATGGCAAATAACGAGCAAAAGCGCGATCGCGGTAACCGTGACGATGCCCAGAGCGATGGCTACACCGAGAAATTGGTGCAGGTTAACCGCGTTGCCAAGACCGTCAAAGGCGGCCGTATCTTCACTTTCACCGCGTTGACCGTGGTGGGTGATGGCAATGGTCGCGTCGGTTTCGGTCGTGGCAAGTCCCGCGAAGTGCCTGCTGCCATCCAGAAAGCGATGGAAGCTGCACGCCGCAACATGATTCAGGTAGACCTGCGTGGCAACACTCTGCAGTACGAGATGAAAGCAGTTCATGGCGCGTCCCACGTGTTCATGAAGCCTGCTTCTGAAGGTACCGGCATCATCGCTGGCGGCGCCATGCGTGCTGTGCTGGAAGTGGCCGGCGTGCAGAACGTTCTGGCCAAGTGCTACGGCTCGACTAACCCGGTGAACGTGGTTCATGCCACCTTCAAGGGTCTGAAGGCCATGCAGTCCCCTCAGTCCATTGCTGCCAAGCGCGGCAAGAGCGTTGAGGAGATCCGCTAA
- the uvrA gene encoding excinuclease ABC subunit UvrA produces the protein MDKILIRGARTHNLKNIDLTLPRDKLIVITGLSGSGKSSLAFDTLYAEGQRRYVESLSAYARQFLSMMEKPDVDTIEGLSPAISIEQKSTSHNPRSTVGTITEIYDYLRLLYARVGIPRCPDHDLPLEAQTVSQMVDQVLALPEGSKLMLLAPVIRERKGEHLSVFEELRAQGFVRARVNGKLYELDELPKLDKQKKHSIDVVVDRFKVREDLQQRLAESFETALKLADGLALVAPMDEEPGEEIIFSARFACPVCGHSISELEPKLFSFNNPAGACPTCDGLGVKQFFDTRRLVNAELTLAEGAIRGWDRRNVYYFQMLGSLAAHYGFSLEVPFEELSQEDRQAILHGSGKDNVEFRYLNDRGDIVKRAHPFEGIVPNLERRYRETESTTVREELAKFLSTQACQDCRGTRLRREARHVWVGERTLPAVTGLPIGDAADYFGSLALTGRRGEIADKILKEIRERLQFLVNVGLDYLTLDRSADTLSGGEAQRIRLASQIGAGLVGVMYILDEPSIGLHQRDNERLLGTLRHLRDIGNTVIVVEHDEDAIRMADYVVDIGPGAGVHGGRIVAEGTAAEVMAHPDSLTGKYLSGRVKIRYPAQRTPRNKKLALKIKGARGNNLRNVDLEIPIGLLTCVTGVSGSGKSTLINNTLFPLAATALNGATTLEAAAHDSIDGLQHLDKVVDIDQSPIGRTPRSNPATYTGLFTPIRELFAGVPESRSRGYGAGRFSFNVKGGRCEACQGDGLIKVEMHFLPDIYVPCDVCKSKRYNRETLEIKYKGKSIHEVLEMTIEEAREFFDAVPALARKLQTLMDVGLSYIKLGQSATTLSGGEAQRVKLSRELSKRDTGKTLYILDEPTTGLHFADIQQLLDVLHRLRDHGNTVVVIEHNLDVIKTADWLIDLGPEGGSKGGMIIATGTPEEVAEMPQSHTGHFLKPLLERDRA, from the coding sequence GTGGATAAGATTCTGATTCGTGGGGCGCGTACCCATAACCTGAAAAACATCGACCTGACCCTGCCGCGCGACAAACTGATCGTGATCACCGGTCTGTCCGGTTCCGGCAAGTCGTCGCTGGCCTTCGACACGCTCTACGCCGAGGGTCAGCGCCGCTACGTCGAATCGCTGTCGGCCTACGCCCGGCAGTTCCTGTCGATGATGGAAAAGCCCGACGTCGACACCATCGAAGGCCTGTCGCCAGCGATCTCCATCGAACAGAAATCCACTTCGCACAACCCGCGCTCCACTGTCGGCACCATCACCGAGATCTACGACTACCTGCGCCTGCTCTACGCCCGCGTCGGTATTCCCCGCTGCCCGGACCACGACCTGCCGCTGGAGGCACAGACCGTCAGCCAGATGGTCGACCAGGTGCTGGCCCTGCCGGAAGGCAGCAAGCTGATGCTGCTGGCCCCGGTGATCCGCGAGCGCAAGGGCGAGCACTTGTCGGTGTTCGAGGAACTGCGCGCCCAGGGCTTCGTCCGTGCACGGGTCAACGGCAAGCTGTATGAGCTGGACGAACTGCCCAAGCTGGACAAGCAGAAGAAGCACTCCATCGACGTGGTGGTCGACCGCTTCAAGGTGCGCGAAGACTTGCAGCAGCGCCTGGCCGAGTCCTTTGAGACCGCACTGAAACTGGCCGACGGCCTGGCCCTGGTGGCACCCATGGATGAGGAGCCGGGCGAGGAAATCATCTTCTCCGCGCGCTTCGCCTGCCCGGTCTGCGGCCACTCGATCAGCGAACTGGAACCCAAGCTGTTCTCCTTCAACAATCCGGCCGGCGCCTGCCCGACCTGCGACGGTCTCGGTGTGAAGCAGTTCTTCGACACCCGCCGCCTGGTCAACGCCGAGCTGACCCTGGCCGAGGGCGCGATCCGCGGCTGGGACCGGCGCAACGTCTACTACTTCCAGATGCTCGGCTCGCTGGCCGCGCACTATGGCTTCAGCCTGGAAGTGCCGTTCGAGGAACTCAGCCAGGAAGACCGCCAGGCCATCCTGCATGGCAGCGGCAAGGACAACGTCGAGTTCCGCTACCTCAACGACCGTGGCGACATCGTCAAGCGCGCGCACCCCTTCGAAGGCATCGTGCCGAATCTGGAGCGCCGCTACCGCGAGACCGAATCGACCACCGTGCGCGAGGAGCTGGCCAAGTTCCTCAGCACCCAGGCCTGCCAGGACTGCCGCGGCACACGCCTGCGCCGCGAGGCCCGCCACGTGTGGGTCGGCGAGCGCACCCTGCCCGCCGTCACCGGCCTGCCGATCGGCGATGCCGCCGACTACTTCGGCAGCCTGGCGCTGACCGGCCGGCGCGGCGAGATCGCCGACAAGATCCTCAAGGAAATCCGCGAGCGCCTGCAGTTCCTGGTCAACGTCGGCCTCGACTACCTGACCCTGGACCGTAGCGCCGACACCCTGTCCGGCGGCGAAGCCCAGCGCATCCGCCTGGCCAGCCAGATCGGCGCCGGCCTGGTCGGCGTCATGTACATCCTCGACGAGCCTTCCATCGGCCTGCACCAGCGCGACAACGAGCGCCTGCTCGGCACCCTGCGTCACCTGCGCGACATCGGCAACACGGTGATCGTGGTCGAGCACGACGAGGACGCCATCCGCATGGCCGACTACGTGGTCGACATCGGCCCGGGTGCCGGCGTGCATGGCGGGCGTATCGTCGCCGAAGGTACGGCGGCCGAAGTCATGGCCCACCCGGACTCGCTGACCGGCAAGTACCTGTCGGGACGGGTGAAGATCCGCTATCCGGCGCAGCGCACCCCGCGCAACAAGAAGCTGGCGCTGAAGATCAAGGGCGCGCGCGGCAATAACCTGCGCAACGTCGACCTGGAAATCCCGATCGGCCTGCTCACCTGCGTCACCGGCGTGTCCGGCTCGGGCAAGTCGACGCTGATCAATAACACCCTGTTCCCGCTGGCAGCCACCGCGCTGAATGGCGCGACTACCCTGGAAGCCGCGGCCCACGACAGCATCGACGGCCTGCAGCACCTGGACAAGGTGGTCGACATCGACCAGAGCCCGATCGGCCGCACGCCGCGCTCGAACCCGGCGACCTACACCGGCCTGTTCACCCCGATCCGCGAGCTGTTCGCCGGCGTGCCGGAATCGCGCTCGCGCGGCTACGGCGCCGGGCGCTTCTCCTTCAACGTCAAGGGCGGACGCTGCGAAGCCTGCCAGGGCGACGGCCTGATCAAGGTGGAAATGCACTTCCTGCCGGACATCTACGTGCCGTGCGACGTGTGCAAGAGCAAGCGCTACAACCGCGAAACCCTGGAGATCAAGTACAAGGGCAAGAGCATCCACGAGGTACTGGAGATGACCATCGAGGAGGCCCGCGAGTTCTTCGACGCGGTGCCGGCGCTGGCGCGCAAGCTGCAGACCCTGATGGATGTCGGCCTGTCCTACATCAAGCTCGGCCAGTCAGCGACCACCCTGTCCGGCGGCGAGGCGCAGCGGGTCAAGCTGAGCCGCGAGCTGAGCAAGCGCGACACCGGCAAGACCCTGTACATCCTCGATGAGCCGACCACCGGCCTGCACTTCGCCGATATCCAGCAACTGCTCGACGTGCTGCACCGCCTGCGCGACCACGGCAACACCGTGGTGGTGATCGAGCACAACCTGGACGTGATCAAGACCGCCGACTGGCTGATCGACCTCGGTCCCGAGGGTGGCTCCAAGGGCGGCATGATCATCGCCACCGGCACCCCGGAAGAAGTCGCCGAAATGCCGCAGTCGCATACCGGGCACTTCCTCAAGCCGCTGCTGGAGCGTGATCGGGCGTAA
- the rplR gene encoding 50S ribosomal protein L18 has product MSVKKETRLRRARKARLKMRELETVRLCVYRSSQHIYAQVISADGAKVLATASTLDKELRDGATGNVDAAKKVGQLVAERAKAAGVTQVAFDRSGFKYHGRVKALADAAREGGLEF; this is encoded by the coding sequence ATGAGCGTAAAGAAAGAAACTCGTCTGCGCCGTGCTCGCAAGGCACGCCTGAAAATGCGCGAGCTGGAAACCGTACGCCTCTGCGTGTATCGCTCTTCCCAGCATATCTACGCCCAGGTCATTTCGGCCGACGGCGCCAAGGTCCTGGCTACCGCCTCGACTCTGGACAAAGAACTGCGTGACGGCGCCACTGGCAACGTTGACGCGGCCAAAAAGGTTGGCCAACTGGTCGCTGAGCGTGCGAAAGCCGCTGGCGTTACCCAGGTTGCGTTCGATCGTTCTGGCTTCAAGTACCACGGCCGCGTCAAAGCGCTGGCTGATGCTGCTCGTGAAGGCGGGCTGGAGTTCTAA
- the rplO gene encoding 50S ribosomal protein L15, with translation MKLNDLSPAPGSRREKHRPGRGIGSGLGKTGGRGHKGQTSRSGGTIAPGFEGGQQPLHRRLPKFGFVSLKAMDRAEVRTSELAKVEGDVVTVQSLKDANLINQNVRRVKVMLSGEVTRAVTLKGIAATKGARAAIEAAGGKFED, from the coding sequence ATGAAACTCAATGATCTGAGTCCTGCGCCGGGTTCCCGTCGCGAGAAGCATCGTCCGGGTCGTGGTATCGGTAGTGGTTTGGGCAAGACCGGTGGCCGCGGCCACAAAGGTCAGACCTCCCGCTCCGGTGGCACCATCGCTCCGGGCTTCGAGGGTGGTCAACAGCCGTTGCACCGCCGTCTGCCGAAGTTCGGCTTCGTTTCCCTGAAAGCCATGGATCGCGCCGAAGTGCGTACCTCCGAGCTGGCCAAGGTGGAAGGCGACGTCGTTACTGTGCAGTCGCTCAAGGATGCCAACCTGATTAACCAAAACGTACGGCGTGTGAAAGTCATGCTGTCCGGCGAGGTTACTCGTGCGGTTACCCTGAAAGGTATCGCTGCCACCAAAGGTGCGCGTGCGGCTATCGAAGCAGCTGGCGGCAAGTTCGAGGACTAA
- the rplF gene encoding 50S ribosomal protein L6 has translation MSRVAKNPVKLPAGVEINLAGQKLSVKGAKGTLELNVHSSVEVTQESGELRFAARNGDQQNRAMAGTTRALVNNMVIGVSQGFERKLQLVGVGYKAQAKGQVLNLALGFSHPVDYQLPEGITAETPSQTDILIKGIDKQMVGQVAAEIRDFRPPEPYKGKGVRYADEVVRRKEAKKK, from the coding sequence ATGTCTCGCGTTGCTAAGAACCCCGTCAAGCTACCGGCAGGTGTCGAGATTAATCTCGCTGGCCAGAAGCTTTCGGTTAAGGGTGCCAAGGGTACTCTGGAGCTGAATGTACATTCGTCCGTGGAAGTGACCCAGGAATCTGGTGAGCTGCGTTTTGCTGCGCGTAATGGCGATCAGCAGAACCGTGCCATGGCCGGTACCACCCGTGCGTTGGTCAACAACATGGTCATTGGCGTCAGCCAAGGCTTTGAGCGCAAGCTGCAACTGGTTGGTGTGGGCTACAAAGCTCAGGCTAAAGGCCAGGTGCTGAACCTTGCTCTGGGCTTCTCGCACCCGGTGGATTACCAACTGCCGGAAGGCATCACCGCTGAAACCCCGAGCCAGACCGATATCCTGATCAAGGGTATCGACAAGCAAATGGTTGGTCAGGTGGCTGCCGAGATTCGCGACTTCCGTCCGCCAGAGCCGTACAAAGGCAAAGGTGTGCGTTACGCCGACGAAGTCGTCCGTCGTAAAGAAGCTAAGAAGAAGTAG
- the rpsM gene encoding 30S ribosomal protein S13, with protein sequence MARIAGVNIPDNKHTVISLTYIYGVGRTTAQKICAVTGVNPAVKIKDLSDEQIEQLRGEVAKFTTEGDLRREINMKIKRLMDLGCYRGLRHRRGLPVRGQRTKTNARTRKGPRKPIRK encoded by the coding sequence ATGGCCCGTATTGCAGGCGTCAACATTCCGGATAACAAGCACACTGTTATCTCGCTGACCTACATCTACGGTGTTGGTCGGACTACTGCTCAGAAAATCTGTGCAGTGACCGGTGTCAACCCGGCGGTAAAGATCAAAGATCTCTCTGACGAGCAGATCGAGCAGCTGCGTGGCGAAGTCGCTAAGTTCACCACTGAAGGTGACCTGCGCCGCGAAATCAACATGAAAATCAAGCGTCTGATGGACCTGGGCTGCTACCGCGGTCTGCGTCATCGCCGTGGCCTTCCGGTCCGCGGTCAGCGCACCAAGACCAACGCGCGTACCCGTAAGGGCCCGCGTAAGCCGATCCGCAAGTAA
- the rpsK gene encoding 30S ribosomal protein S11, protein MAKPAARTRKKVKKTVVDGIAHIHASFNNTIVTITDRQGNALSWATSGGSGFRGSRKSTPFAAQVAAERAGQAALEYGLKNLDVNVKGPGPGRESAVRALNGCGYKIASITDVTPIPHNGCRPPKKRRV, encoded by the coding sequence ATGGCTAAGCCTGCTGCTCGTACTCGTAAGAAAGTCAAAAAGACAGTGGTTGATGGGATCGCCCACATTCACGCGTCTTTCAACAACACCATCGTGACCATTACCGACCGTCAAGGTAACGCCCTGTCCTGGGCTACCTCCGGTGGTTCCGGTTTCCGCGGCTCCCGTAAATCCACCCCGTTCGCTGCCCAGGTGGCTGCCGAGCGTGCTGGTCAAGCAGCCCTGGAATACGGCCTGAAAAACCTCGACGTCAACGTCAAGGGTCCAGGTCCAGGTCGCGAATCCGCTGTCCGTGCATTGAACGGCTGCGGCTACAAAATCGCCAGCATCACCGACGTGACGCCAATCCCGCATAACGGGTGCCGTCCGCCGAAGAAGCGTCGCGTGTAA
- the rpsN gene encoding 30S ribosomal protein S14 — MAKMSMKNRELKRQQTVAKYAKKRAELKAVIANPNSTAEQRWEAQVALQKQPRDASASRLRNRCRITGRPHGVYRKFGLGRIKLREAAMRGDVPGLVKASW, encoded by the coding sequence ATGGCCAAAATGAGCATGAAAAACCGTGAGCTGAAGCGTCAGCAAACGGTAGCCAAGTACGCCAAGAAGCGTGCCGAGCTGAAAGCTGTCATCGCCAACCCGAACTCCACTGCGGAGCAGCGTTGGGAAGCCCAGGTAGCCCTGCAAAAGCAACCGCGTGACGCCAGCGCCAGCCGCCTGCGTAACCGTTGCCGCATCACCGGCCGTCCGCACGGCGTTTACCGCAAGTTCGGCCTCGGCCGTATCAAGCTGCGTGAAGCTGCCATGCGTGGTGATGTACCGGGTCTGGTCAAGGCCAGCTGGTAA
- the rpmD gene encoding 50S ribosomal protein L30: MATVKVTLIKSMTGRIPNHKLCVKGLGLRRIGHTVEVLDTPENRGMINKAYYMLRVEG, encoded by the coding sequence ATGGCTACCGTCAAAGTTACGCTGATCAAGAGCATGACCGGCCGTATCCCTAACCACAAACTGTGCGTTAAGGGTCTGGGTCTGCGTCGCATCGGTCACACTGTAGAAGTCCTGGATACTCCCGAGAATCGCGGGATGATCAACAAGGCTTACTACATGCTGCGCGTCGAGGGTTAA
- the secY gene encoding preprotein translocase subunit SecY yields the protein MAKQGALSALSNGGLSELWARLRFLFLAIIVYRIGAHIPVPGINPDRLAELFRQNEGTILSLFNMFSGGALERMSIFALGIMPYISASIIMQLMTVVSPQLEQLKKEGEAGRRKISQYTRYGTLILAIVQAVGMAVGLASQGVAFSTDFGFHFVAVTTFVSGAMFMMWLGEQITERGVGNGISMLIFAGIVAGLPSAIGQSFESARQGDINIFALIAIGLLAVAIIGFVVFIERGQRRIAVHYAKRQQGRKVFAAQTSHLPLKVNMAGVIPAIFASSILLFPASLGSWFGQSEGLGWLQDISQAIAPGQPLNILLFSAGIVFFCFFYTALMFNPKDVAENLKKSGAFIPGIRPGEQSARYIDGVLTRLTMFGALYMTAVCLLPQFLVVAANVPFYLGGTSLLIVVVVVMDFMSQVQSHLVSHQYESLMKKANLKGYGGGMLR from the coding sequence ATGGCTAAGCAAGGTGCTCTCTCAGCGCTCAGCAATGGCGGGTTGTCCGAGCTGTGGGCTCGGCTGCGTTTTCTGTTCCTGGCGATCATCGTCTATCGGATCGGTGCGCACATTCCGGTGCCCGGAATAAACCCTGACCGGCTGGCCGAACTGTTTCGACAGAATGAGGGGACCATTCTTAGCCTGTTCAACATGTTTTCCGGCGGCGCGCTGGAGCGGATGAGCATCTTTGCACTGGGGATCATGCCGTACATTTCGGCATCGATCATCATGCAGCTCATGACCGTTGTCAGCCCGCAGCTGGAGCAGTTGAAGAAGGAAGGGGAAGCTGGCCGTCGCAAGATCAGCCAGTACACCCGCTACGGCACTTTGATCCTGGCTATCGTTCAGGCTGTCGGCATGGCCGTCGGTCTGGCGAGTCAGGGCGTAGCGTTTTCGACTGATTTCGGCTTCCACTTCGTGGCGGTGACGACCTTTGTGTCGGGCGCCATGTTCATGATGTGGCTGGGCGAGCAAATCACCGAGCGCGGTGTCGGCAACGGTATCTCGATGCTGATTTTTGCTGGCATCGTGGCCGGTTTGCCGTCGGCAATCGGGCAGTCTTTCGAGTCTGCTCGTCAGGGCGATATCAATATCTTCGCCCTGATTGCCATCGGTCTGTTGGCGGTAGCGATCATCGGTTTCGTGGTGTTCATTGAGCGTGGCCAGCGTCGCATTGCGGTGCACTACGCCAAGCGTCAGCAGGGCCGTAAGGTCTTCGCTGCGCAGACCAGCCACCTGCCGCTGAAGGTGAACATGGCGGGTGTTATCCCGGCCATTTTTGCCAGCAGTATCCTGCTGTTCCCGGCCTCGCTGGGTTCCTGGTTTGGTCAGTCCGAAGGTCTGGGCTGGCTGCAGGATATTTCGCAGGCGATCGCTCCCGGTCAGCCGTTGAACATTCTGCTGTTTAGTGCAGGGATCGTTTTCTTCTGCTTCTTCTATACGGCGCTGATGTTCAACCCGAAAGACGTAGCGGAAAACCTGAAGAAGTCCGGTGCCTTTATTCCGGGTATCCGTCCGGGTGAGCAATCTGCACGCTATATCGATGGTGTGCTGACCCGCTTGACCATGTTCGGTGCTCTGTACATGACGGCTGTTTGCCTGCTGCCCCAGTTCCTGGTGGTTGCAGCCAACGTACCGTTCTACCTTGGCGGGACCTCGTTGCTGATCGTGGTCGTGGTTGTGATGGACTTTATGTCTCAAGTGCAATCTCACCTCGTTTCGCACCAGTACGAATCCCTGATGAAGAAAGCCAACCTGAAGGGTTATGGCGGCGGAATGCTCCGCTGA
- the rplQ gene encoding 50S ribosomal protein L17: MRHRKSGRHLSRTSAHRKAMFQNMAVSLFEHELIKTTLPKAKELRRVAEPLITLAKEDSVANRRLAFDRTRSKAIVGKLFNDLGKRYATRQGGYLRILKCGFRAGDNAPMAYVELVDRPVAGAAVDAE, translated from the coding sequence ATGCGTCATCGTAAAAGTGGCCGTCACCTCAGCCGCACCAGCGCCCACCGCAAGGCCATGTTCCAGAACATGGCGGTTTCGCTGTTCGAGCACGAGCTGATCAAAACTACTCTGCCGAAAGCCAAAGAACTGCGCCGCGTTGCCGAGCCGCTGATCACTCTGGCTAAAGAAGACAGCGTTGCTAACCGTCGTCTGGCCTTCGACCGTACTCGTTCGAAAGCTATCGTTGGCAAACTGTTCAACGATCTGGGCAAGCGCTACGCCACCCGTCAGGGCGGCTACCTGCGTATCCTCAAGTGCGGTTTCCGCGCTGGCGACAATGCTCCGATGGCTTATGTTGAACTGGTTGACCGTCCGGTCGCTGGTGCAGCAGTAGACGCCGAGTAA
- a CDS encoding DNA-directed RNA polymerase subunit alpha, translating into MQISVNEFLTPRHIDVQVVSSTRAKITLEPLERGFGHTLGNALRRILLSSMPGCAVVEAEIDGVLHEYSAIEGVQEDVIEILLNLKGLAIKLHGRDEVTLTLAKKGSGVVTAADIQLDHDVEIVNGDHVIANLADNGALNMRLTVRRGRGYEPADSRQSDEDESRSIGRLQLDSSFSPVRRVAYVVENARVEQRTNLDKLVIDLETNGTLDPEEAIRRAATILQQQLAAFVDLKGDSEPVVVEQEDEIDPILLRPVDDLELTVRSANCLKAENIYYIGDLIQRTEVELLKTPNLGKKSLTEIKDVLASRGLSLGMRLDNWPPASLKKDDKATA; encoded by the coding sequence ATGCAGATTTCGGTAAATGAGTTCCTGACCCCCCGTCATATCGACGTTCAGGTGGTCAGTTCGACCCGCGCCAAGATCACTCTCGAGCCTCTCGAGCGTGGCTTTGGCCACACCCTGGGCAACGCGCTGCGTCGCATCCTGTTGTCCTCCATGCCTGGCTGTGCAGTAGTCGAGGCCGAGATTGACGGTGTACTCCACGAGTACAGCGCCATCGAAGGTGTTCAGGAAGATGTCATTGAGATCCTCCTGAACCTGAAAGGCCTGGCTATCAAGCTGCACGGTCGTGACGAAGTCACCCTGACTCTGGCCAAGAAGGGCTCGGGTGTGGTCACTGCTGCCGATATTCAGCTGGATCACGATGTCGAGATCGTCAACGGCGATCACGTTATCGCCAACCTGGCGGACAACGGTGCTCTGAACATGCGTCTCACCGTGCGTCGTGGCCGTGGCTACGAGCCGGCTGATTCGCGTCAGAGCGATGAAGACGAAAGCCGTAGCATCGGCCGTCTGCAGCTGGACTCCTCGTTCAGCCCGGTCCGTCGTGTGGCTTACGTGGTTGAAAACGCCCGCGTCGAGCAGCGTACCAACCTGGATAAACTGGTCATTGACCTGGAAACCAACGGTACTCTGGATCCGGAAGAGGCTATCCGTCGTGCTGCGACCATCCTGCAACAGCAGCTGGCCGCGTTCGTCGACCTCAAAGGTGACAGCGAGCCGGTCGTGGTTGAGCAGGAAGACGAGATCGATCCGATCCTGCTGCGTCCGGTTGACGACCTTGAACTGACCGTTCGTTCGGCCAACTGCCTCAAGGCGGAGAACATTTACTACATCGGCGACCTGATCCAGCGTACCGAAGTGGAACTGTTGAAAACTCCGAACCTGGGCAAGAAGTCGCTCACCGAGATTAAGGACGTACTGGCCTCCCGTGGCCTGTCCCTCGGCATGCGTCTCGACAACTGGCCGCCGGCAAGCCTGAAAAAAGACGATAAGGCGACTGCCTGA
- the rpmJ gene encoding 50S ribosomal protein L36 — protein MKVRASVKKLCRNCKIIRREGVVRVICSAEPRHKQRQG, from the coding sequence ATGAAAGTTCGTGCATCGGTCAAGAAGCTTTGCCGTAACTGCAAGATCATCCGCCGCGAAGGTGTTGTTCGCGTGATCTGCAGCGCGGAGCCGCGTCACAAGCAGCGCCAAGGCTGA
- the rplE gene encoding 50S ribosomal protein L5, with protein sequence MARLKEIYRKEIAPKLKEELKLGNVMEVPRVTKITLNMGIGEAIGDKKVIEHAVADLEKITGQKAVVTYARKSIAGFKVREGWPIGVKVTLRRDRMYEFLDRLLAISLPRVRDFRGLNAKSFDGRGNYSMGVKEQIIFPEIDYDKIDALRGLDITLTTTARTDDEGRALLRAFKFPFRN encoded by the coding sequence ATGGCACGACTGAAAGAGATTTACCGGAAGGAAATCGCTCCCAAGCTGAAGGAAGAACTGAAGCTGGGCAACGTGATGGAAGTTCCGCGCGTTACCAAGATCACCCTGAACATGGGTATCGGCGAAGCGATCGGTGACAAGAAAGTCATCGAGCACGCTGTAGCTGACCTGGAAAAAATCACCGGTCAAAAAGCCGTCGTGACCTATGCCCGCAAATCGATTGCAGGCTTCAAGGTTCGCGAGGGCTGGCCGATTGGTGTCAAGGTGACCCTGCGTCGCGATCGTATGTACGAATTCCTGGATCGCCTGCTCGCGATCTCCCTGCCGCGCGTGCGTGACTTCCGCGGCCTGAATGCCAAGTCCTTCGACGGTCGTGGCAACTACAGCATGGGCGTCAAAGAGCAGATCATTTTCCCGGAAATCGATTACGACAAGATCGATGCGCTGCGTGGTCTGGACATTACCCTGACCACCACTGCCCGTACGGACGACGAAGGCCGCGCTCTGCTGCGTGCATTCAAGTTCCCGTTCCGCAACTGA